In Oryzias latipes chromosome 15, ASM223467v1, the following proteins share a genomic window:
- the LOC101166736 gene encoding disintegrin and metalloproteinase domain-containing protein 8 — protein MGGDWKTFLSDFLFSMTESVRQSNMTHLGCLKWIFVLSLGIVDVRTLPHVSKYQTVVPQRLKDLSTIKDTAPHEKYPDVLQYSLSIDRGKYTLHLEKNRYLVGKNFTVTSYSDDGAQVTSTPDLRVHCYYHGHIVGVEESSASIELCSGMKGFVTLRNRMYLIEPLASEEAEMLDNRGNPKAHSDEGPHAVYNYKHLRRKRSSCSHGNTTTFYDHGARPSGVFQLGSLKSRAQTKQQADKPRTVELVVVVDNSEYKKYGSKKTIESRVLEIANHVDKLYRPVGVRVMLVGLIIWSNRDQIEVSSNSDTTLIRFIEWRQRNLVQKIKHDNAQLITGIDFEGTTVGLANTNAMCTSNSGAINEDHNTNAIGVASTIAHEMGHNLGLTHDTENCVCGSYTSKRGCIMAESLGIVYPEQFSSCSKLQLRRFLEEYNPACLLDTPSTSRIFGGPVCGNAFLEPGEECDCGSAKECTNPCCNATTCKLNAGAQCAEGECCHNCQLKPTGIICRPKAGDCDLAEYCTGFSAACPADTFAQNGLRCNSGKGYCYNGNCPSRQEHCRRLWGPDAEVAADECFSRHGSCRKFSQRCAAKDQFCGTLFCSGGWTFPVTSMKSYYIVGNGVTCNEATMKPEDNYPSDLGMVPTGTKCGNNMVCYNNRCEDIRNIKAYGKNDCSSKCNNHGVCNHESKCHCDPGWAPPFCDVQQSELTQDSAPVVVVVSVIIGLLLLLVLVVVSLMCYIRKRTPTKSRLTTSGQSNPVFRSSGTRGGPPVGSKVISQPVFLESSATQACKPLSFALNRPDRDLKPCRAAPEPPKYTQGIPQPTRKYQAFMQPTAVSLLPIYNENKPQPPSRPLPPLTAKPIMKPKLPTPPVKPKPTAALSSLPHTQLIGKRAVLMPPSRPR, from the exons ATGGGCGGAGACTGGAAGACGTTTCTTTCAGACTTCTTGTTCTCAATGACAGAGTCTGTCCGACAGAGCAACATGACACACTTGGGGTGTCTAAAATGGATTTTTGTCTTGTCGCTGG GTATAGTTGATGTGAGGACTCTGCCTCATGTCTCAAAGTACCAAACAGTGGTTCCTCAAAGGCTGAAGGATTTATCTACCATCAAAGATACTGCTCCACATGAG AAATACCCTGATGTACTCCAATACTCTTTAAGTATAGACAGAGGAAAATACACCTTACACCTGGAGAAGAACag atatCTTGTTGGGAAAAACTTTACTGTGACATCTTACTCTGACGATGGTGCCCAAGTGACATCTACTCCAGATCTTAGG GTTCACTGCTACTACCACGGGCACATTGTAGGAGTAGAGGAGTCCTCTGCCAGCATTGAATTGTGTTCAGGAATGAA GGGATTTGTAACCCTCCGAAACCGGATGTACCTGATTGAACCTTTGGCCAGCGAGGAAGCCGAAATGCTGGATAACAGAGGAAACCCCAAAGCTCACAGTGATGAGGGTCCTCATGCAGTTTACAACTACAAAcacctgaggaggaagaggagctctTGTTCCCATGGAAACACGACCACTTTCTATGATCACGGAGCTCGTCCGTCTGGAGTATTCCAGCTTGGCAGTCTG AAAAGCAGAGCTCAAACCAAACAGCAAGCAGACAAACCCAGGACGGTGGAGCTTGTTGTGGTGGTGGACAACTCTGAG TACAAGAAATATGGGAGTAAGAAAACTATCGAGTCAAGAGTGCTTGAAATTGCAAATCACGTGGACAAG CTGTACCGTCCTGTGGGTGTCCGGGTGATGCTGGTCGGTTTGATTATTTGGTCAAACAGAGATCAGATTGAGGTTAGCAGCAATTCAGATACCACCCTCATTCGCTTCATTGAGTGGCGTCAACGGAACCTGGTTCAAAAGATCAAGCACGACAATGCACAGTTAATCAC AGGCATAGATTTTGAAGGTACGACGGTCGGGTTGGCTAACACCAATGCTATGTGCACCTCTAACTCTGGAGCCATCAATGAG GACCACAACACCAATGCAATAGGAGTGGCTTCCACCATTGCACATGAAATGGGTCACAACTTGGGCTTGACCCATGACACTGAGAACTGTGTGTGTGGCTCCTATACATCAAAAAGGGGCTGCATCATGGCTGAGAGTCTTGG CATTGTGTATCCCGAGCagttcagcagctgcagcaaacTTCAGCTCAGAAGGTTTTTAGAAGAGTACAACCCTGCCTGCTTGCTGGATACTCCCTCCACCAGTCGCATCTTTGGCGGGCCAGTATGTGGAAATGCCTTTTTGGAGCCTGGAGAAGAGTGTGACTGTGGTTCAGCTAAG GAATGCACAAATCCATGCTGCAATGCCACAACCTGCAAGCTGAATGCAGGAGCTCAGTGTGCAGAAGGAGAATGCTGCCACAACTGCCAA CTGAAACCAACAGGCATCATCTGCCGACCAAAAGCAGGAGACTGCGACCTGGCTGAATATTGCACAGGCTTCTCTGCAGCCTGTCCGGCTGACACCTTTGCTCAAAATGGCCTGAGGTGCAACAGCGGAAAAGGATACTGCTATAACGGAAACTGTCCATCTCGACAAGAACACTGCAGAAGGCTTTGGGGACCAG ATGCTGAAGTCGCTGCAGACGAGTGTTTCAGTCGACATGGAAGTTGTAGGAAGTTTAGCCAAAGATGTGCAGCGAA AGATCAGTTTTGTGGAACTCTTTTCTGCTCTGGTGGGTGGACGTTTCCGGTGACGTCCATGAAGTCTTATTATATAGTAGGAAATGGAGTCACATGCAATGAAGCAACCATGAAACCTGAAGACAACTACCCTTCAGATTTGGGCATGGTGCCCACTGGCACCAAGTGTGGCAACAATATG GTGTGCTACAACAATCGATGTGAAGACATCAGAAACATAAAAGCCTATGGAAAAAACGACTGCTCATCTAAATGCAACAACCACGGG GTGTGTAACCACGAGAGTAAGTGTCACTGTGACCCTGGATGGGCTCCACCTTTCTGTGATGTGCAACAATCAGAGCTGACTCAAG atTCAGCCCCGGTTGTGGTTGTTGTCTCGGTGATCATTGGCCTTCTTCTGCTCTTGGTCCTGGTTGTTGTGAGTCTGATGTGCTATATCCGAAAAAGGACACCTACAAAGAG CCGCCTAACTACCTCAGGACAATCAAACCCAGTGTTCCGGTCAAGTGGTACACGAGGGGGTCCTCCTGTGGGGTCCAAGGTCATTAGTCAGCCGGTGTTTTTGGAGTCATCAGCTACCCAAGCCTGCAAACCTTTGTCTTTTGCTCTGAATCGACCGGATAGAGATTTGAAGCCCTGCAGAGCTGCTCCAGAG CCACCCAAATACACACAAGGAATACCTCAGCCAACAAGAAAATACCAG GCATTCATGCAGCCAACAGCAGTTTCACTGCTGCCCATTTATAATGAG AATAAGCCCCAGCCACCATCTAGACCTCTTCCACCACTAACAGCAAAACCA ATCATGAAGCCAAAACTTCCAACCCCTCCAGTGAAGCCAAAGCCCACTGCAGCCCTGTCTTCACTGCCTCACACTCAGCTG atTGGGAAGAGAGCTGTTCTCATGCCCCCGAGCCGACCAAGATGA